In one Aeromicrobium wangtongii genomic region, the following are encoded:
- a CDS encoding helix-turn-helix domain-containing protein, with translation MTTLPPFARVIKEQRDRLHMSRSQLAEASELSYPYISQLETGLRKPSRNAARAIAGALGISVEDLERTIPGDTKDRSQVQEAERFSDQLLSARTGARLAASAGDGSSGAPGSREDLIGDIIDLLEEFDSSERLDVLAEVQKRAMHRMMEQRDR, from the coding sequence ATGACCACGCTTCCGCCGTTCGCGCGAGTGATCAAGGAGCAGCGCGACCGCCTGCACATGTCGCGCTCCCAGCTGGCTGAGGCGTCCGAGCTCTCCTACCCGTACATCTCCCAGCTGGAGACCGGGCTGCGCAAGCCCTCGCGCAACGCAGCGCGCGCCATCGCCGGAGCGCTCGGCATCAGCGTCGAGGACCTCGAGCGGACCATTCCGGGAGATACCAAGGACCGCTCCCAAGTGCAGGAAGCAGAGCGTTTTTCCGATCAGTTGCTCAGCGCTCGTACCGGTGCCCGCCTCGCGGCTTCTGCTGGAGACGGGTCGTCGGGTGCGCCCGGCTCACGCGAGGACCTGATCGGTGACATCATCGACCTGCTCGAGGAGTTCGATTCCTCCGAGCGGCTCGACGTCCTGGCAGAGGTCCAGAAACGCGCCATGCATCGCATGATGGAACAGCGCGACCGCTGA
- a CDS encoding nuclease-related domain-containing DEAD/DEAH box helicase yields the protein MPTPMLWPEEPKFASGAEQRVWTALRDQLGEDDLLIANQRFTDHERDYELDIAVVFHGLGVVVLEVKGGRVWVENGSWYQELPDGVKRRDPVEQAMTAKHILKKWVEDSMAWAGKRPILWAHGIVLPNVRLEPQFDMPDCHRWMVVDRDDMSDLVSRMRNMLVLQEREARPCEAMDIVAIHEALQGRFLPQRISAILPSDEVADRVADHDDVIERLSLEQSRILDFIAHVDQVEIRGGAGSGKTWLAVEQARRLAKQGQRVALMSYSRGLSVWMKRRLSTFSHKEQPAYVGTFHGLGAEWGATEGDDNDSDFWETRLPLEMLDLVRQREWGELFDAIVIDEAQDFADSWWPVVLEALKYEDSGLYVFTDEGQRIFQRFGDSPAGLVPLILDRNLRNTKQISKAFSPMAPNRLRVSEHDGEEVRFIECTYDDALDRADDMVDQLIDEGWQPSDIAVLTTGPRHPEQKARQEEGWETYWDSFWDKDQVFYGHVSGFKGLERPAVILAVNEAPDRDRAKERLYVGLSRARDLLVVCGDPTHIEHVGGPAVLKRLRGSSL from the coding sequence ATGCCGACTCCCATGCTCTGGCCAGAAGAACCCAAGTTCGCCAGCGGCGCCGAGCAGCGGGTCTGGACGGCGCTGCGCGACCAGCTTGGTGAGGACGACCTGCTGATCGCCAACCAGCGTTTCACCGACCACGAACGCGATTACGAGCTCGACATCGCGGTGGTGTTCCACGGGCTCGGTGTGGTCGTGCTGGAGGTCAAGGGCGGCAGGGTCTGGGTCGAGAACGGCTCCTGGTACCAAGAGCTACCCGACGGCGTGAAGCGTCGCGATCCCGTCGAGCAGGCGATGACGGCCAAGCACATCCTCAAGAAGTGGGTCGAGGACTCGATGGCCTGGGCCGGCAAGCGGCCGATCCTGTGGGCGCACGGCATCGTGCTGCCGAACGTCCGCCTCGAGCCCCAGTTCGACATGCCTGACTGCCACCGCTGGATGGTCGTCGACCGGGACGACATGAGTGACCTGGTGAGCCGCATGCGCAACATGCTGGTGCTGCAGGAGCGCGAGGCACGTCCGTGCGAAGCGATGGACATCGTGGCGATCCACGAGGCCCTTCAGGGCAGGTTCCTCCCGCAGCGCATCTCGGCGATCCTGCCGTCCGACGAGGTCGCGGACCGGGTCGCCGATCACGACGACGTCATCGAACGGCTCAGTCTCGAGCAGTCACGCATTCTGGACTTCATCGCGCACGTCGACCAGGTCGAGATCCGCGGGGGAGCGGGCAGCGGCAAGACGTGGCTCGCGGTCGAGCAGGCGAGGCGGCTCGCGAAGCAGGGGCAGCGGGTCGCATTGATGAGCTACTCGCGCGGGCTGTCGGTCTGGATGAAGCGGCGGCTCAGCACGTTCAGCCACAAGGAGCAGCCCGCCTACGTCGGCACGTTCCACGGGCTCGGCGCCGAGTGGGGCGCCACCGAGGGCGACGACAACGACTCGGACTTCTGGGAGACCCGACTGCCGCTCGAGATGCTTGACCTCGTCCGGCAGCGCGAGTGGGGAGAGCTCTTCGACGCCATCGTCATCGACGAGGCGCAGGACTTCGCCGACTCCTGGTGGCCCGTCGTCCTCGAGGCGCTGAAGTACGAAGACAGTGGGCTCTACGTGTTCACCGACGAGGGCCAGCGCATCTTCCAGCGCTTCGGCGACTCACCGGCGGGACTCGTGCCGCTCATCCTCGACCGCAACCTGCGCAACACCAAGCAGATATCCAAGGCCTTCTCGCCGATGGCGCCCAACCGCCTGCGGGTCAGCGAGCACGATGGCGAGGAGGTTCGGTTCATCGAGTGCACCTATGACGACGCGCTGGACCGCGCGGACGACATGGTCGACCAGCTGATCGACGAGGGCTGGCAGCCGTCCGACATCGCGGTGCTGACCACCGGACCTCGCCATCCTGAGCAGAAGGCGCGTCAGGAGGAGGGCTGGGAGACCTACTGGGACTCCTTCTGGGACAAGGACCAGGTCTTCTACGGTCACGTCTCCGGCTTCAAAGGGCTCGAGCGCCCCGCCGTGATCCTTGCCGTCAACGAGGCGCCGGACCGCGATCGTGCCAAGGAGCGCCTCTACGTCGGACTGTCGCGTGCCCGCGATCTGCTGGTGGTGTGCGGCGACCCGACGCACATCGAGCACGTCGGAGGGCCGGCTGTGTTGAAGAGACTGCGCGGGAGCTCACTGTGA
- a CDS encoding HNH endonuclease yields MSQIPEPNEAAPIGEFVRRHLPQILEYCRQHPEELVNLQDKAYSLATFRQSRPVLAVAPTDQRLSRYWGDKSSEPFGSKGFRVTSEWVKELHTAHFVVYLREKGITPVGVSEDFVAWAEDTVAEFGSSGSAPGGPRYRSYALGVAQNALVRYLLSNVGYERFSEVDWRTVRDEDFHGACAYCGQAGTVTLDHAVAINRIHLGEHRLGNLVPACSRCNEAKSNKDFRHFLSTKFEDDPVYASTRIGLIEAHASKLNYRPIGTNDDVTALIEEARAKLKEVADHYLALINSRVNGP; encoded by the coding sequence GTGAGCCAGATCCCCGAGCCGAACGAGGCCGCCCCCATCGGCGAATTCGTGCGTCGTCATCTCCCGCAGATTCTGGAGTACTGCCGGCAGCACCCGGAGGAGTTGGTGAACCTCCAGGACAAGGCATACTCCCTCGCCACGTTTCGTCAGAGTCGCCCAGTCCTCGCCGTCGCTCCAACCGACCAGCGACTCAGCCGATACTGGGGTGACAAGTCATCTGAGCCCTTTGGCAGCAAGGGCTTCAGGGTCACCTCGGAGTGGGTGAAAGAGCTGCATACAGCACACTTCGTCGTCTACTTGCGGGAGAAGGGCATTACCCCGGTCGGCGTCAGCGAGGACTTCGTTGCGTGGGCCGAGGACACCGTCGCTGAGTTCGGCTCCTCCGGTTCGGCGCCTGGTGGTCCGCGCTACCGCTCTTACGCGCTCGGCGTGGCGCAGAACGCGTTGGTGCGGTATCTGCTCAGCAATGTCGGTTACGAGAGATTTAGTGAGGTGGACTGGCGCACCGTGAGAGATGAGGACTTCCACGGCGCGTGCGCGTACTGCGGACAGGCGGGCACAGTGACGCTCGATCACGCCGTTGCCATCAACCGCATCCACTTGGGCGAGCATCGACTCGGCAATCTGGTTCCCGCTTGCAGCAGATGCAACGAAGCGAAGAGCAATAAGGACTTTCGACACTTTCTCAGTACCAAGTTCGAGGACGATCCGGTTTACGCGTCAACTCGCATCGGACTCATCGAAGCTCACGCGTCGAAGCTCAACTACCGGCCGATCGGCACCAACGACGACGTCACAGCGTTGATCGAAGAAGCACGAGCCAAGCTCAAGGAGGTCGCCGACCACTACTTGGCGCTTATCAACAGCAGAGTCAACGGCCCCTGA
- a CDS encoding 13E12 repeat family protein: MSEVVFRLKIKAIGSKPMALDNRQVIDQIVLRREALASMEAAEAEELLHYVDRARVAGERIGGAAQGRRRAESAVHELSLAMTLPVPTIERRVSRARRLRSSMPNVWRSWHEGRISTDAVNAVDRAAFRLVHPDSVAALDDIVVDRIARLTPGQATRWLDRWVGRTEAEESRRRHEIAHRDRKVGLRPLGDGMTRMTAEITSADAAAIMQRLSGAAHQLPATDDRTIDQARADLLVDTLLDRREGGLGYRAVVGITVPLSSLMGFSDAPAELTDRSATIPAHIVRAAMVDEKSLLYRLVTDDVGNLMTVSWLGRFSPARLDQVLEFRDGTSVFPTSSVPARMCDTDHSDPWPAPTCAANTGPLNRRAHNLKTEGHLRVRQPAPGVFEWTTRTGHTYTRTPEPLPVADWDSPD, from the coding sequence GTGTCAGAGGTCGTCTTTAGACTGAAAATAAAGGCGATCGGGAGCAAGCCCATGGCACTGGATAACCGGCAGGTGATCGATCAGATCGTGCTGCGCCGCGAGGCCTTGGCGTCGATGGAGGCGGCCGAAGCTGAGGAGCTTTTGCACTACGTCGACAGGGCGCGGGTGGCTGGCGAGCGGATAGGCGGGGCGGCGCAGGGGCGTCGGCGGGCCGAGTCGGCGGTGCACGAGCTGTCCCTGGCGATGACGCTGCCGGTCCCGACGATCGAACGTCGCGTGTCGCGGGCCCGCCGGCTGCGCTCGAGCATGCCGAACGTGTGGCGGTCTTGGCATGAGGGTCGGATCAGTACCGACGCGGTGAACGCCGTCGACCGCGCGGCTTTCCGGCTGGTGCATCCCGATTCGGTGGCCGCCCTCGACGACATAGTGGTCGACCGCATCGCTCGCCTCACTCCGGGCCAGGCGACCCGATGGCTGGACAGGTGGGTCGGGCGCACCGAAGCAGAAGAGTCCCGCCGGCGGCACGAGATCGCGCACCGTGACCGCAAGGTTGGTCTGCGGCCGCTGGGCGATGGCATGACCCGGATGACCGCTGAGATCACCTCCGCCGACGCCGCCGCGATCATGCAACGGCTGTCTGGGGCAGCGCACCAGCTACCAGCGACGGACGACCGCACGATCGACCAGGCTCGGGCCGACTTGCTGGTCGACACCCTGCTCGATCGGCGCGAAGGAGGCCTGGGCTACCGCGCGGTCGTCGGCATCACGGTTCCGTTGTCATCACTGATGGGATTCAGCGACGCTCCCGCCGAGCTGACCGACCGCTCGGCCACGATTCCCGCACACATCGTCCGAGCCGCGATGGTCGACGAGAAGAGCCTGCTGTACCGCTTGGTCACCGATGACGTCGGCAACCTCATGACGGTGTCGTGGTTGGGACGGTTCTCTCCGGCCCGTCTCGACCAGGTGCTGGAGTTCCGGGACGGAACGTCGGTCTTCCCGACAAGCTCTGTGCCGGCGCGCATGTGCGACACCGACCACAGCGATCCTTGGCCAGCCCCGACCTGCGCCGCCAACACCGGACCATTGAACCGGCGGGCGCACAATCTCAAGACAGAAGGCCACCTGAGGGTGCGACAACCCGCGCCCGGGGTCTTCGAATGGACCACGCGCACCGGGCACACCTACACCAGGACCCCCGAACCGCTTCCCGTCGCGGACTGGGACTCACCTGACTGA
- a CDS encoding ADP-ribosylglycohydrolase family protein: MKISFHPDRAAGVLLGQACGDALGVPYEFGPALPASFEPRMEGGGPFGFDPGEYSDDTAMAVCIAEVAATGADLTSGAALDEIAHRFLDWAADAKDVGSQTRAVFGAARSGTGSAGTRMLEASRAHGAAHPGRVGNGALMRTAVVGLSRLDDRESTAAAAKAVAELTHADPLGWESCVLWTEAVRRAVNGDGLHLLDGLDLLPSARRDRWAAWIEEATDVDPRTFAKNGFTVWALQAAWAAISWIPQIELDTSSGAFPAQHLAEATKNAVRAGDDTDTVAAIAGGLLGAHWGQSAVPLEWTRRVHGYGRHRASGLVSMAHRTALRGTSPADAWPLSERITTPEYVSARPVRAAHPHDDGVILGSYGVRDHGCDAIVSLCRMGTADFAPAGVNREDHVMVRLVDREDPDENPHLDFVMADTARTIKTLRDEGKRVFVHCVAAHARTPAAGIAYSRLLGIPLERARTDMARALPGMRGSGVLWDSIERF; this comes from the coding sequence ATGAAGATCTCATTCCACCCCGATCGTGCCGCGGGCGTCCTGCTCGGACAGGCGTGCGGCGACGCACTCGGCGTGCCGTACGAGTTCGGACCCGCCCTGCCGGCGTCGTTCGAACCTCGGATGGAAGGCGGCGGCCCGTTCGGCTTCGACCCCGGCGAGTACAGCGACGACACCGCAATGGCAGTCTGCATCGCCGAGGTCGCCGCCACCGGCGCTGACCTCACCAGCGGCGCCGCGCTCGACGAGATCGCTCATCGGTTCCTGGACTGGGCCGCGGACGCCAAGGACGTCGGATCGCAGACGCGAGCCGTGTTTGGCGCAGCTCGCAGCGGCACCGGATCGGCTGGCACCCGTATGCTCGAGGCCTCCCGCGCTCACGGCGCTGCTCACCCCGGTCGGGTCGGCAACGGCGCCCTCATGCGGACGGCGGTCGTCGGACTCTCCAGGCTCGACGACCGAGAATCCACCGCTGCCGCCGCCAAGGCCGTCGCCGAGCTGACCCACGCCGATCCGCTCGGCTGGGAATCGTGCGTGCTGTGGACCGAAGCCGTACGACGTGCCGTCAACGGCGACGGGCTTCACCTGCTCGACGGCCTGGACCTGCTCCCATCCGCACGTCGGGACCGGTGGGCCGCATGGATCGAGGAGGCGACCGATGTCGACCCCCGCACCTTCGCCAAGAACGGATTCACCGTCTGGGCGCTCCAGGCGGCATGGGCAGCAATCAGCTGGATACCCCAGATCGAGCTCGACACCTCCAGCGGCGCCTTCCCCGCCCAGCACCTGGCCGAGGCCACCAAGAACGCGGTGCGTGCCGGCGACGACACCGACACGGTCGCCGCGATCGCTGGCGGCCTACTCGGCGCCCACTGGGGACAGTCGGCGGTGCCGCTGGAGTGGACGCGGCGCGTGCACGGCTACGGCCGTCACCGCGCCTCCGGGTTGGTGTCGATGGCCCATCGGACAGCACTGCGCGGGACGTCCCCAGCGGACGCCTGGCCGTTGTCCGAGCGGATAACCACGCCGGAATACGTCTCCGCCCGTCCCGTCCGTGCGGCGCACCCGCACGACGACGGCGTCATCCTTGGCAGCTACGGCGTACGCGACCATGGCTGTGACGCGATCGTGTCCCTCTGCCGGATGGGCACGGCTGACTTCGCACCAGCCGGGGTGAACCGGGAGGACCACGTCATGGTCCGCCTGGTGGACCGCGAGGACCCGGACGAGAACCCGCACCTCGACTTCGTCATGGCCGACACCGCCAGGACGATCAAGACGCTGCGCGACGAGGGCAAGCGAGTCTTCGTCCACTGCGTCGCCGCCCACGCCCGGACGCCCGCCGCCGGCATCGCCTACTCCCGGCTGCTCGGCATCCCGCTCGAGCGGGCGCGGACGGACATGGCACGCGCTCTGCCGGGCATGCGCGGCAGCGGCGTGCTGTGGGACTCGATCGAGCGCTTCTAG
- a CDS encoding T3SS (YopN, CesT) and YbjN peptide-binding chaperone 1, producing MVPPKREDGSVGLCRRGHNVDIRLSSTRPIIEVWAVVAEGVDARRGRKLLDALNGSFHFYCFSLAGDSLIMSTTVNAEPFCPEHLDRAIESTYSYLEDEAPAVRDKLAAMKPKAAPDGLRPGLLVLYGRHHDRQGVIDLARSLTDDNPPVLRRWRHEALRASKRAHKKAAQTDHGPAQIALVEQHLAWRSVAAALGQVLDDETLTDFRASDPVA from the coding sequence ATCGTTCCCCCGAAGCGCGAGGACGGGTCGGTCGGGTTGTGCCGACGAGGACACAACGTCGACATCCGCCTGAGCAGCACCCGACCGATCATCGAGGTGTGGGCCGTGGTCGCCGAGGGCGTCGACGCACGGAGGGGACGCAAGCTGCTCGACGCACTGAACGGTTCGTTCCACTTCTACTGCTTCTCGCTGGCAGGGGACAGCCTGATCATGTCCACCACCGTGAACGCCGAGCCGTTCTGCCCCGAGCACCTCGACCGTGCGATCGAGTCGACCTATAGCTACCTGGAGGACGAGGCGCCCGCCGTGCGCGACAAGCTCGCCGCCATGAAGCCGAAGGCCGCCCCGGACGGCCTGAGACCCGGGCTGCTCGTGCTCTACGGCCGGCACCACGACCGGCAGGGTGTGATCGACCTGGCCCGCAGCCTCACCGACGACAACCCGCCGGTGCTGCGTCGTTGGCGGCATGAGGCGCTGAGGGCGAGCAAGCGCGCGCATAAGAAGGCGGCGCAGACCGATCACGGACCGGCGCAGATCGCCTTGGTCGAGCAGCACCTCGCCTGGCGAAGTGTCGCGGCGGCGCTCGGGCAGGTGCTGGACGACGAGACTCTCACCGACTTCCGAGCGAGCGACCCCGTTGCCTGA
- a CDS encoding N-formylglutamate amidohydrolase: MTVRERAHRVIPGDAESHVIIHVPHSSRVIPREVRSHIFLDDAALGRELDAVTDAFTDVIAEHAAARASVRPWLFINDFSRLVVDPVGAGVVHTRTSDDFLLREVSDDEISGLVVRHLAPYAAAFTELVTQRVEATGEATIIDLHSYPLHPPSYGRHGDGPRAEVRFGTDDFYTPHWLVANAQKAFGHFEVDLHSFAGCYVPLKQYRSEDRVSALMIELRRDLYMDETFGLVAPALEPIIFALAGLLDTVEPDDGSWTTNNRSAGPNNDLAQEKM, from the coding sequence GTGACCGTGCGCGAGCGGGCCCACCGCGTCATCCCCGGCGACGCAGAGTCGCACGTCATCATCCACGTCCCCCACTCCTCCCGCGTGATCCCGCGGGAGGTGCGATCGCACATCTTCCTCGACGACGCTGCTCTGGGTCGCGAGCTCGACGCGGTCACGGACGCCTTCACCGACGTGATCGCCGAGCACGCCGCGGCACGCGCGTCCGTCCGCCCATGGCTGTTCATCAACGACTTCTCGCGCCTGGTAGTCGACCCCGTGGGCGCGGGAGTCGTCCACACCCGCACGTCGGACGACTTCCTCCTGCGCGAGGTGTCGGACGACGAGATCTCGGGGCTCGTCGTCCGACACCTCGCGCCGTACGCAGCAGCGTTCACCGAGCTGGTCACCCAGCGTGTGGAGGCTACGGGTGAGGCGACGATCATCGACCTTCACTCCTACCCGCTGCACCCGCCGTCATACGGGCGGCACGGCGACGGACCGCGGGCCGAGGTCCGCTTCGGCACCGACGACTTCTACACGCCCCACTGGCTCGTCGCGAACGCTCAGAAGGCCTTCGGGCACTTCGAGGTTGACCTCCACTCCTTCGCCGGCTGCTACGTACCGCTCAAGCAGTACCGCAGCGAGGATCGGGTCAGCGCTCTCATGATCGAGCTGCGTCGCGACCTCTACATGGACGAGACGTTCGGACTGGTCGCACCGGCGCTCGAGCCGATCATCTTCGCTCTTGCCGGGTTGCTTGACACCGTCGAGCCGGATGATGGTTCGTGGACGACGAACAACCGCTCAGCCGGACCGAACAACGACCTAGCGCAGGAGAAGATGTGA
- a CDS encoding TY-Chap2 family putative peptide chaperone produces the protein MSGEFEEHVREAMAWRLIAELVRRHPGQLWVRTEKHSVGSEQAFLINLQDPSSAPLGIIGLPGSTARSWVGGAEADMSWREAYEGGRDPRDWLIRFEQMIGLESTVGGLPASTPSSLALRLVGQFLVSSIGARDAWIAGGPRRWKGSDRLIPAGARWTGDDARPYPIEPLFIGQRDEHRPVAALSPSGHMWTADKAFDLQNEYLEAGSINALLLRTMPRWMN, from the coding sequence GTGAGTGGCGAGTTCGAGGAGCATGTCAGGGAGGCGATGGCTTGGAGGCTTATCGCTGAACTGGTTCGGCGGCACCCGGGCCAGTTGTGGGTACGAACTGAAAAGCACAGTGTCGGAAGTGAGCAAGCGTTTCTGATCAACCTGCAAGACCCCTCGAGTGCGCCTTTGGGGATCATCGGACTCCCCGGCTCTACCGCGCGGTCATGGGTCGGCGGCGCAGAAGCTGATATGTCGTGGCGTGAAGCCTACGAGGGTGGACGAGACCCTCGGGACTGGCTGATCCGATTTGAGCAAATGATCGGCCTGGAATCAACGGTCGGCGGGCTTCCCGCGTCCACGCCGTCAAGCTTGGCACTTAGGCTTGTGGGCCAGTTTCTCGTTAGTTCGATTGGGGCGCGGGATGCGTGGATCGCGGGCGGGCCAAGGAGATGGAAAGGCAGTGATCGTCTCATCCCGGCAGGTGCCCGGTGGACCGGCGACGATGCCCGACCGTATCCGATCGAGCCCCTATTCATCGGCCAGCGAGATGAGCATCGCCCAGTTGCCGCCCTTTCGCCGTCGGGGCATATGTGGACGGCAGACAAGGCGTTCGATCTCCAGAATGAGTATCTGGAGGCGGGGTCGATCAACGCATTGCTGCTTCGCACCATGCCGCGGTGGATGAACTAG
- a CDS encoding vWA domain-containing protein codes for MELNTRLDRDRYTWMSPAPSDRASMLVEITSPELPRSEHPVPTHLVVVLDRSGSMDGAPLDHAKDALCDVVDRLAPTDTFGLVTFDNQVDVIVPAGPVTDRGQLKARIRAISAGGSTDVAAGLVRGLKEARRLETTEGARVLLVSDGHTNHGVVDAAVIAQRAGQFLEHRITTSVLGMGLGYDEMLLESIAKSGAGNNYFAQESGDAVEAIAAECGELLAQRFLSVRLSVTLGNGVKDLRVLGDLNARPNEAGVVVELGSFTADQMRSVVMQFTPKQATKPGRRKVATVRVSYVLADDLQDYSVSHTVWANVAGPNDRPAKVDREVMAEVVFQGVQLHKRRATDAVQSGDLEAARRRYERALRMIRRHWAEIPLERRAEFEQDRAFIEKSLRRLDEPTADDMRFIGKAMTANLSMSMRTRDRRRSPGA; via the coding sequence ATGGAACTCAACACTCGCCTCGACCGGGACCGCTACACGTGGATGTCCCCGGCACCCAGCGATCGTGCATCGATGCTGGTCGAGATCACCTCGCCCGAGCTCCCCCGGAGCGAACACCCCGTCCCGACCCACCTGGTCGTCGTCCTCGACCGCAGCGGATCGATGGATGGCGCGCCGCTCGATCACGCCAAGGACGCCCTCTGCGACGTGGTCGACCGACTGGCACCGACCGACACCTTCGGGCTGGTGACGTTCGACAACCAGGTCGACGTCATCGTTCCCGCTGGTCCCGTCACAGACCGCGGCCAGCTCAAGGCCAGGATCCGTGCCATCTCAGCCGGCGGATCGACCGACGTCGCAGCAGGGCTCGTCCGTGGTCTCAAGGAGGCCCGTCGGCTGGAGACGACCGAAGGCGCCCGGGTGCTGCTGGTCAGCGACGGTCACACCAACCACGGAGTCGTCGACGCTGCGGTGATCGCCCAGCGCGCCGGGCAGTTCCTCGAGCACCGCATCACCACGTCTGTCCTGGGCATGGGGCTCGGCTACGACGAGATGCTGCTGGAGTCGATCGCCAAGAGCGGGGCCGGCAACAACTACTTCGCGCAGGAGTCCGGCGACGCGGTGGAGGCGATCGCCGCCGAGTGCGGCGAGCTGCTCGCCCAGCGCTTCCTCTCCGTACGCCTCTCCGTCACGCTCGGCAACGGCGTCAAGGATCTGCGCGTGCTCGGCGACCTGAACGCCCGTCCCAACGAGGCCGGCGTCGTGGTCGAGCTCGGCAGCTTCACGGCCGACCAGATGCGCAGCGTCGTCATGCAGTTCACCCCCAAACAGGCCACGAAGCCGGGACGCCGCAAGGTCGCCACGGTCCGTGTGTCGTACGTGCTGGCCGACGACCTGCAGGACTACTCCGTCTCGCACACGGTGTGGGCCAACGTCGCCGGACCCAACGACCGCCCCGCCAAGGTTGATCGCGAGGTCATGGCCGAGGTCGTCTTCCAGGGAGTCCAGCTGCACAAGCGTCGTGCGACGGACGCCGTCCAGTCTGGCGATCTCGAGGCGGCCCGCCGCCGGTACGAGCGGGCCCTGAGGATGATCCGTCGCCACTGGGCCGAGATCCCCCTCGAGCGTCGCGCGGAGTTCGAACAGGATCGCGCCTTCATCGAGAAGTCGCTGCGACGCCTCGACGAGCCGACCGCGGACGACATGCGGTTCATCGGCAAGGCCATGACCGCCAACCTCTCGATGAGCATGCGCACCCGTGACCGGCGTCGCTCCCCCGGCGCGTGA
- a CDS encoding DUF2510 domain-containing protein, producing the protein MTDHTPSGSTRPGFYPDSSGTMRWWDGSTWTEHTQQAAAVQVAPAKKSHTFRNVMLGIIAAGVLVIAGCTALLGSAANEVGESIEKEEAKDQQPGGPDNPLTIVEGKKFSVLGFDYSGGWRITDDGLGSPDIKGLKVTNNRGKKDSALVEIKFMKGSEVLAVANCTTEPVAVGETTTLSCFSADELPKAYDRITINDSF; encoded by the coding sequence ATGACCGACCACACTCCCAGCGGCTCGACACGGCCCGGCTTCTACCCTGACTCGTCCGGCACCATGCGCTGGTGGGACGGCAGCACCTGGACCGAGCACACGCAGCAGGCTGCTGCCGTCCAGGTCGCACCGGCCAAGAAGAGCCACACCTTCCGCAACGTGATGCTCGGGATCATTGCCGCGGGCGTGTTGGTCATCGCCGGCTGCACTGCTCTGCTCGGAAGCGCGGCCAACGAGGTCGGCGAGTCGATCGAGAAGGAAGAAGCCAAGGACCAGCAGCCGGGTGGGCCCGACAACCCGCTCACCATCGTCGAGGGCAAGAAGTTCTCCGTGCTCGGATTCGACTACTCGGGCGGTTGGAGGATCACCGACGATGGTCTCGGCAGCCCGGACATCAAGGGGCTCAAGGTCACCAACAATCGCGGCAAGAAGGACTCGGCGCTCGTGGAGATCAAGTTCATGAAGGGCAGCGAAGTGCTGGCCGTTGCCAATTGCACGACCGAGCCGGTCGCCGTCGGTGAGACCACCACCCTGTCGTGCTTCAGCGCGGACGAACTGCCGAAGGCGTACGACCGCATCACGATCAACGACTCGTTCTGA